Proteins encoded by one window of Arachis ipaensis cultivar K30076 chromosome B04, Araip1.1, whole genome shotgun sequence:
- the LOC107636236 gene encoding uncharacterized protein LOC107636236 yields MATRGRDRERGRGRLGNANPKTVGNNPVNFMATLENMAAAMQATAEALGNQANHENGDNGGNGPTTLATFLKIHPLIFGGTTNPTEYWWQGTRRLLQQGDAAIPWNTFRTKFYKKYFPNSVRTAKELELLQLKLGQMTVTEYMNMFEELCQFSRICQGAPGGFEEWKCIKYEEGLRSDILSSVGPMEIRIFSDLVNKSKVAEKCLRKAAMVENDHQESYRKEYNPNLTPRNQEFKRNGYRPRPFQGWNSHEEGGSRQGNGEGKQGRKYSEDLRCRMCGNFHLDRPCLLGSGLCFTCRKKGHKSWNCPGKGRRR; encoded by the exons ATGGCGACTCGTGGACGCGATCGCGAGCGAGGAAGAGGTAGACTAGGAAATGCAAACCCTAAAACAGTGGGAAACAACCCTGTGAACTTCATGGCCACCCTGGAAAACATGGCTGCGGCTATGCAGGCGACAGCCGAAGCGTTAGGAAATCAAGCGAACCATGAAAATGGCGATAATGGTGGAAATGGGCCAACGACGCTTGCCACTTTTCTAAAGATACATCCACTGATATTCGGAGGAACCACGAACCCTACTGAG TATTGGTGGCAAGGAACGCGACGCCTTCTGCAGCAGGGTGACGCTGCTATACCTTGGAATACATTTCGGACTAAGTTTTACAAAAAATACTTCCCCAATTCGGTTAGAACAGCTAAGGAACTCGAACTACTGCAGCTGAAGCTGGGTCAGATGACTGTCACTGAGTACATGAACATGTTTGAGGAACTGTGCCAATTCTCCAGAATTTGTCAAGGAGCTCCAGGAGgctttgaggaatggaagtgtatcAAATATGAAGAAGGACTCCGGAGTGATATATTGAGTTCTGTGGGCCCGATGGAGATCAGAATTTTCTCAGACCTGGTAAACAAGAGTAAGGTCGCAGAAAAATGTCTAAGAAAGGCTGCTATGGTAGAAAATGACCACCAGGAGAGTTACCGAAAGGAGTATAACCCGAATTTAACCCCAAGGAACCAAGAGTTTAAGAGGAATGGTTACAGACCTCGACCCTTCCAGGGTTGGAATAGTCATGAGGAAGGTGGCAGCCGTCAGGGGAATGGAGAAGGGAAGCAGGGGAGGAAATACTCAGAGGACTTGAGGTGCCGAATGTGCGGGAATTTCCATCTAGATAGGCCATGTCTGCTGGGTTCAGGGTTATGTTTTACATGTAGGAAAAAGGGGCACAAGTCTTGGAATTGCCCGGGAAAGGGGAGAAGAAGGTAG